In the genome of Pelobacter seleniigenes DSM 18267, one region contains:
- a CDS encoding zinc ABC transporter substrate-binding protein, translating to MKRFLFPLLLICLFGSSVSATEQPAPQVVVSIKPLYSLVAGLMEGVGQPQLLINGGGSPHGYSLRPSEAVALADAQLIVWVGPGLEGFLEKALATLSPTAVQLELSQRLQPYLLPARSGGTWEKHEHHDEGEHAEQHHDHAEADLDHFDPHIWLSPAMAEKIVALCKDALIAVDPAHQDNYRANAARVTERLRTLDRELRQQLAPVKDTPYIVFHAAYQYFEATYGLNAVGSVTISPDHKPGVKRILAIRDKIKSLHARCVFSEPQFQSNLVKTIIEGTDTRTGVLDPLGADLPANQDTYFVLLHRLADNLYQGLH from the coding sequence ATGAAGAGATTCCTTTTCCCCCTCTTACTGATCTGCCTGTTCGGTTCGTCGGTCAGTGCCACCGAACAGCCTGCACCACAGGTGGTGGTCAGCATCAAACCCCTCTATTCCCTGGTGGCCGGGCTGATGGAAGGGGTCGGTCAACCGCAATTGCTGATCAATGGTGGCGGCTCGCCCCACGGCTATTCCCTACGCCCTTCCGAAGCCGTTGCCCTGGCTGATGCCCAGCTGATCGTCTGGGTCGGCCCGGGACTGGAGGGTTTTCTCGAAAAAGCCCTGGCCACCCTGAGCCCGACCGCCGTGCAGTTGGAATTGAGCCAACGCCTGCAACCTTACCTGCTCCCGGCCCGCAGTGGCGGAACCTGGGAAAAACATGAGCATCACGACGAAGGGGAGCATGCAGAGCAACACCATGACCACGCCGAAGCAGATCTGGACCATTTCGACCCGCACATCTGGCTCAGCCCGGCCATGGCCGAAAAGATTGTTGCGCTCTGCAAAGACGCCCTGATTGCTGTCGATCCAGCCCATCAGGACAATTACCGGGCCAACGCGGCCCGGGTCACCGAACGGCTCAGGACCCTGGACCGCGAGCTGCGTCAGCAACTGGCCCCGGTCAAGGACACCCCCTATATTGTCTTTCACGCTGCCTATCAGTATTTTGAAGCCACTTACGGTCTCAATGCGGTCGGCTCGGTGACAATTTCGCCGGACCACAAACCGGGCGTCAAACGCATCCTGGCCATCCGTGATAAGATCAAAAGCCTCCATGCCCGTTGTGTGTTCAGCGAGCCCCAGTTCCAATCAAACCTGGTCAAGACCATCATTGAAGGAACCGACACCCGCACCGGCGTTCTCGATCCCCTGGGGGCGGATCTGCCGGCGAACCAGGACACCTATTTTGTCCTGCTGCACCGCCTGGCGGATAATCTTTATCAAGGTCTGCATTAA
- the znuC gene encoding zinc ABC transporter ATP-binding protein ZnuC, producing the protein MIDQNQPLLSLAAVNYASGGRLLLENIDLQLQAGEVLTVIGPNGAGKTTLLRVALGLLQPQQGTVYRRAGVTIGYMPQRLQLDPTFPLTVKRFLATACHNDRKRAHRLLCEVGAEQVYDSPMQTLSGGELQRVLLARALVREPDLLVLDEPVQGVDVHGQVELYQLIANIRDQRGCAVLMVSHDLHLVMAATDRVLCLNRHICCSGTPEAVTGHPAYAELFGPLAVNHLAVYVHDRNHQHDHCAHCDRNLKI; encoded by the coding sequence ATGATTGATCAGAATCAGCCATTGCTCAGTTTGGCCGCAGTCAACTATGCCAGCGGCGGGCGACTGTTGCTGGAAAATATCGATCTGCAGCTGCAGGCCGGGGAAGTTTTAACGGTGATCGGTCCCAACGGCGCCGGCAAGACCACCCTGTTGCGGGTTGCCCTGGGCTTGTTGCAGCCGCAGCAGGGAACGGTTTACCGGCGGGCGGGGGTTACCATCGGCTATATGCCGCAGCGGTTGCAGCTTGACCCGACCTTTCCATTGACCGTCAAGCGGTTCCTGGCCACCGCCTGCCATAATGACCGCAAGCGGGCTCACCGTCTGCTTTGTGAGGTCGGCGCCGAACAGGTCTATGATTCCCCTATGCAGACCCTGTCCGGCGGGGAGCTGCAGCGTGTTCTGCTCGCCCGGGCCCTGGTGCGTGAGCCCGACCTGCTGGTGCTGGATGAACCGGTACAGGGGGTCGACGTCCATGGACAGGTCGAACTCTACCAGCTGATCGCCAATATCCGCGATCAGCGTGGCTGTGCTGTGCTGATGGTGTCCCACGATCTGCACCTGGTGATGGCGGCCACGGATCGAGTGCTCTGCCTGAACCGGCATATCTGCTGCAGCGGAACCCCGGAAGCGGTCACCGGGCATCCGGCTTATGCCGAACTGTTTGGCCCGCTGGCGGTCAATCATCTGGCCGTCTATGTCCACGACCGCAATCATCAGCATGACCACTGTGCCCATTGTGACAGGAATCTGAAAATATGA
- a CDS encoding pseudouridine synthase — translation MGKELLEILYRDEHLVAINKPTGLLVHRSSIDRRETRFAVQLLRNQLGQRVYPVHRLDKPTSGVLLFALSGEMAGRLARDFAGQLVKKRYLAVVRGWPEEQGEIDYPLVDGPEWGRQSAPETPRPAVTLYRTLARNEVPFAVGRYPQSRYALLEAFPQTGRRHQIRRHFKHIFHPLIGDTRYGEGRHNRLFRDHFAAERLLLHALELVCNHPYSGDRLTIKASLPADFQQTLVLAGLSHGLLAERATPEGAAGC, via the coding sequence TTGGGGAAAGAGCTACTGGAAATTCTGTACCGGGACGAGCACCTGGTCGCCATTAACAAGCCGACTGGACTGCTGGTTCACCGCAGTTCAATCGACCGCCGGGAAACCCGTTTCGCCGTGCAGCTGCTGCGCAATCAGCTTGGCCAGCGGGTCTATCCGGTCCATCGCCTGGACAAGCCGACTTCCGGGGTCTTGCTGTTCGCCCTGTCCGGTGAGATGGCCGGCCGCCTGGCCCGGGATTTTGCCGGCCAGTTGGTCAAAAAACGCTACCTGGCCGTGGTCAGGGGGTGGCCGGAAGAGCAAGGCGAAATCGATTATCCGCTGGTCGACGGACCGGAGTGGGGTCGCCAGAGCGCGCCTGAAACACCGCGCCCGGCCGTGACCCTATACCGGACTCTGGCCCGTAACGAAGTTCCTTTTGCGGTCGGCCGCTATCCGCAGAGCCGCTATGCCCTGTTGGAGGCCTTTCCACAGACTGGCCGGCGGCATCAGATCAGGCGTCATTTCAAACATATCTTTCATCCGCTCATCGGCGATACCCGCTACGGCGAGGGTCGCCATAATCGCCTGTTTCGTGATCATTTCGCGGCCGAGCGGCTGCTCCTGCATGCGCTGGAGCTGGTCTGTAATCATCCGTACAGCGGCGATCGTCTGACCATCAAGGCATCTTTGCCCGCAGATTTTCAGCAGACCCTGGTGTTGGCCGGGTTGAGCCACGGCCTGCTGGCAGAACGGGCCACGCCGGAAGGAGCAGCAGGTTGTTGA
- a CDS encoding ABC transporter substrate-binding protein: MKRISAFLFYFVVSLLASGGALAADYTVSFNQIVEHPALDALRQGVKDELATQGLSVVYNDHIAQGNIATANLIAKQILGEQPDVVVGIATPTAQACAQAIRSIPIVFAAVTDPVGAGLVKSLGKPGGNVTGTTDMSPIDRQLELIQQFLPELHSLGVIYNSGEANSLTLVRVLKEQAAKKGISVEEATVSNSAGVFQAAKSLIGRVQAVYIPTDNTVVSAFEAITQIGYQAKLPIFAADTDSVGRGAVAALAVDYYRMGRQTGEMVSRILQGARPADMPVETLREFQIYLNPGSAAKMGLKIPPTLLQKADKIIQ, encoded by the coding sequence ATGAAAAGAATCTCGGCGTTCCTGTTCTATTTCGTTGTCAGCCTGTTGGCCTCTGGCGGAGCACTGGCGGCGGACTATACGGTATCGTTCAACCAGATAGTGGAGCATCCCGCCCTCGACGCACTGCGCCAGGGTGTTAAAGACGAATTGGCCACGCAAGGTTTGTCAGTCGTTTACAACGATCATATCGCCCAAGGCAATATCGCCACTGCTAACCTGATCGCCAAACAGATCCTCGGCGAGCAGCCGGATGTCGTGGTCGGCATCGCCACGCCGACGGCTCAAGCCTGTGCCCAGGCGATCCGGTCCATCCCCATCGTCTTTGCCGCGGTGACCGACCCGGTCGGGGCCGGGCTGGTCAAGAGCCTGGGCAAGCCCGGCGGCAATGTCACCGGGACCACGGACATGAGCCCCATCGACCGGCAGCTTGAGCTGATTCAGCAATTCCTGCCCGAGCTGCACAGCCTCGGGGTTATCTATAATTCCGGGGAGGCGAACTCCCTGACCCTGGTGCGGGTGCTCAAAGAGCAGGCCGCAAAAAAGGGGATCAGCGTCGAAGAAGCCACGGTCAGCAATTCAGCCGGGGTCTTTCAGGCGGCCAAAAGCCTGATCGGCCGAGTCCAGGCGGTCTATATCCCCACCGACAACACCGTGGTCTCAGCTTTTGAAGCCATCACCCAGATCGGCTATCAGGCTAAATTACCGATTTTTGCAGCGGATACCGACTCGGTCGGACGGGGTGCCGTGGCCGCCCTGGCCGTTGACTACTACCGGATGGGTCGACAGACCGGCGAGATGGTCAGCCGCATACTGCAAGGCGCCCGCCCCGCCGACATGCCGGTGGAGACCCTGCGCGAATTTCAGATCTATCTCAATCCCGGTTCTGCTGCCAAAATGGGTCTGAAGATCCCCCCGACCCTGTTGCAGAAGGCTGACAAAATTATTCAATAG
- a CDS encoding PilZ domain-containing protein: MSEQRNYRRIGFRTEAHIDVGANSYPCELVDLALQGALFKSAQTIPLPVEARATLNIFLPDSAIRMTFEAELIHQRGDYYGFLFVSEDADSMAHLRRLLELNFGDAEQAEQEFSHWLKQEPKA, encoded by the coding sequence ATGTCTGAACAGAGAAATTATCGACGGATCGGATTTCGAACCGAAGCACATATTGATGTCGGCGCAAACAGCTACCCCTGTGAACTGGTGGACCTGGCTCTTCAGGGAGCATTGTTCAAATCAGCACAGACGATCCCGCTGCCGGTGGAAGCCCGGGCGACACTGAATATCTTTTTGCCCGACTCCGCAATCAGGATGACCTTTGAGGCCGAGTTGATTCATCAACGGGGCGATTATTACGGTTTTCTGTTCGTTTCGGAAGACGCCGACAGCATGGCCCACCTGCGCCGCCTGCTGGAGCTGAATTTTGGAGATGCCGAGCAGGCTGAACAGGAATTTTCCCACTGGCTTAAGCAGGAGCCGAAAGCCTGA
- a CDS encoding carboxy terminal-processing peptidase — protein sequence MFNSMKYFRRVLIALLLVALPLNAWSKEVDPFDSNRARLLGHMLQQQLSSKHYSQKPMDDALSEAAFDLYLKQLDFQKRFLLQKDVAELTEYRDQIDDAIRRGRLELPIKGRELLNQRINQVSAMLDELLKQKIDPKVKESIESDPKKLDFAADLTELRNRWRKVLKFQILNRYISLREDDIGTDDSGALLPVDEKTDRELLEKAREKVGKTTRNLLERMLEESLQDHYDRYLNAIARAYDPHTSYMPPTSKEDFDIQMSGSLEGIGATLREEDGYIKVVRVIPGSAAAKQGQLEADDIILKVAEGAEEPVDITDTRIRDAVALIRGKKGTEVRLTVKKPDGRQLTIPIIRDVVEIEETFVKGTTISDPDGKGKVGYVKIPSFYRDYSGKTDRNVTDDLREELDKLNTEHITSLILDLRNNGGGSLSDAVSVTGLFIPTGPVVQIRDGQGDIRVMSDDDRSVAYSGPMIVLVNRFSASASEILAGALQDYDRALIVGDEHTHGKGTVQALLDLDRFVNLRGMDKYMPLGAIKVTIQKFYRISGESTQEKGVTPDVVLPSRLDGLESGEKYLDNALPWDHIAPVKYSLWVPPVDHLDLLRQQSHARIENSKDFQEIISETVSAKKRREHTRQSLLLKDLLTERRELRQEEKNGPHFGMMSEPEEDVPQEDLDKQIADDPYVKEGIHLLDDMQGFAS from the coding sequence ATGTTTAATTCCATGAAATATTTCCGCAGGGTCCTGATTGCTCTTTTGCTCGTAGCGTTGCCGCTAAATGCCTGGAGCAAAGAGGTCGATCCCTTCGATAGTAACCGGGCCCGGTTGCTGGGGCACATGCTGCAGCAGCAGCTTAGCAGTAAACATTACAGTCAGAAGCCGATGGATGACGCCTTATCCGAAGCGGCCTTCGATCTCTATCTGAAACAGCTCGATTTTCAAAAGCGCTTCCTGCTGCAAAAGGATGTCGCGGAGTTGACCGAATACCGGGATCAGATCGATGATGCGATCCGCCGCGGCCGCCTTGAGTTACCCATCAAAGGGCGTGAACTTCTCAATCAGCGGATTAACCAGGTCTCCGCTATGCTTGATGAGTTGCTGAAGCAGAAGATTGATCCGAAAGTCAAAGAAAGTATTGAGAGTGATCCCAAAAAACTGGACTTTGCCGCTGATTTGACAGAATTGCGAAATCGCTGGCGGAAAGTCCTCAAGTTTCAGATTCTCAATCGTTACATCAGTCTGCGGGAAGATGATATCGGCACCGACGACAGCGGCGCGCTGTTGCCGGTGGATGAGAAAACCGACCGGGAGCTGTTGGAAAAGGCTCGGGAAAAGGTCGGCAAAACCACCCGGAATCTGCTTGAACGAATGTTGGAAGAGTCGCTGCAGGATCATTATGATCGCTACCTCAACGCTATCGCCCGGGCCTACGATCCGCATACCAGTTATATGCCGCCGACCTCCAAGGAGGATTTCGATATCCAGATGAGCGGGTCCCTGGAAGGGATCGGTGCGACCCTGCGCGAAGAGGACGGTTACATCAAGGTGGTGCGGGTGATTCCCGGTAGCGCCGCCGCCAAGCAGGGGCAGCTGGAAGCCGACGACATCATCCTCAAAGTTGCCGAAGGGGCCGAAGAACCGGTGGATATTACCGATACCCGGATTCGTGATGCCGTGGCCCTGATTCGGGGGAAAAAGGGGACCGAGGTACGGCTGACGGTGAAAAAGCCGGACGGCAGGCAGTTGACCATCCCGATAATCCGCGATGTGGTCGAAATCGAGGAAACCTTTGTCAAGGGGACAACGATCAGCGACCCGGACGGCAAGGGTAAGGTCGGTTATGTCAAGATTCCATCTTTTTACCGGGATTACAGCGGTAAAACCGATCGCAACGTGACCGATGACTTGCGCGAGGAACTGGACAAGCTCAATACAGAACATATCACCAGTCTGATCCTTGATCTGCGCAACAACGGCGGCGGGTCTCTTTCCGATGCCGTCAGTGTCACCGGCCTGTTCATTCCAACCGGTCCGGTGGTGCAGATTCGTGACGGGCAGGGGGATATCCGGGTGATGAGCGATGATGATCGTTCAGTCGCATATTCCGGGCCGATGATTGTCCTGGTCAACCGCTTCAGTGCGTCGGCCTCGGAAATCCTGGCCGGGGCACTGCAGGATTATGACCGGGCCCTGATCGTCGGCGATGAGCATACCCACGGCAAGGGGACGGTTCAGGCGTTGCTTGATCTCGATCGGTTTGTCAACCTGCGTGGCATGGACAAATATATGCCGTTAGGGGCGATCAAAGTCACCATCCAGAAGTTCTACCGGATCAGCGGGGAATCGACCCAGGAAAAAGGTGTCACCCCAGATGTGGTTCTGCCTTCACGGCTGGACGGCCTTGAGAGTGGTGAAAAATATCTGGATAACGCCTTGCCATGGGATCATATCGCACCGGTCAAGTACAGCCTCTGGGTTCCACCGGTCGACCACCTCGATCTGTTACGCCAGCAGAGTCATGCCCGCATTGAGAACAGCAAGGACTTTCAGGAGATTATCAGTGAAACGGTCAGCGCCAAGAAGCGCCGCGAGCACACCCGCCAGTCCCTGTTGTTGAAAGATCTGCTCACCGAACGCCGCGAATTGCGGCAGGAAGAAAAGAACGGACCGCATTTCGGGATGATGAGTGAACCTGAAGAAGATGTTCCGCAGGAGGATCTGGACAAGCAGATTGCCGACGACCCTTATGTCAAAGAAGGGATTCACCTGCTTGACGATATGCAGGGTTTTGCCAGCTGA
- a CDS encoding DMT family transporter, producing the protein MNDSEHLKGLLLTFTAVLILSPDALLVRLIQADIWTLLFWRCLLTSTMLSLFLLLRYRRRFIPTVKAIGRTGLLSSLTITIGSLLFVNALKQTTAANTLIILAATPVISSLLSGLFLKEKIPLRTKIAITICFGGILLIFSGSLHHGLLLGDLLALGATTMWGSNIVIIRSGKNVNMIPANALGNLCVVPIAWFLGAQPLAVSPADAGFLALLGCLVLPISFGLITLGPRHLQAPEVSLILLTETVVGPVWVWLALNEIPHIRTVVAGLLIVGTLLVHTLLSLRQLSARNRISRFPDPQAQP; encoded by the coding sequence ATGAACGATTCGGAACATCTCAAAGGCCTGCTGCTGACATTTACCGCCGTGCTGATTCTCAGCCCGGATGCACTCCTGGTGCGGCTGATTCAGGCCGATATCTGGACCCTGCTGTTCTGGCGCTGCCTGCTGACGTCCACCATGCTGTCGCTCTTTCTGCTGCTGCGCTACCGTCGGCGGTTTATCCCCACGGTCAAAGCCATCGGCCGGACCGGCCTGCTCTCCAGCCTGACCATTACCATCGGTTCACTACTCTTCGTCAACGCTCTGAAACAGACCACCGCCGCCAATACCCTGATCATCCTGGCCGCGACTCCGGTGATCAGCAGCCTGTTGAGCGGCCTGTTTCTGAAAGAAAAAATACCCTTGCGCACCAAAATTGCCATCACGATCTGTTTTGGCGGCATTCTATTGATTTTCTCCGGTAGCCTGCACCACGGGCTGCTGCTCGGTGACCTGCTGGCCCTCGGGGCAACCACCATGTGGGGCAGCAACATCGTCATTATCCGTAGCGGCAAAAACGTCAACATGATTCCGGCCAATGCCCTCGGCAATCTCTGCGTCGTGCCGATCGCCTGGTTCCTGGGCGCCCAGCCCCTCGCCGTCAGTCCAGCGGATGCAGGCTTTCTGGCGCTGCTCGGGTGCCTGGTCCTGCCGATCTCCTTCGGCCTGATCACCCTTGGCCCCCGCCACCTGCAGGCTCCCGAAGTCAGCCTAATTCTGCTCACCGAAACCGTGGTCGGCCCAGTCTGGGTCTGGCTAGCACTCAATGAGATTCCGCATATCAGAACCGTGGTTGCGGGGCTGCTGATTGTCGGCACCCTGCTGGTTCACACCCTGCTCTCACTGCGGCAGCTCTCTGCCCGAAACCGTATCAGCCGTTTCCCAGATCCTCAAGCCCAGCCCTGA
- a CDS encoding Fur family transcriptional regulator yields MATPSHHLHFISDDHDHQSCMAVAMRNAEQVCQNSGQRFTTLRRRVFELVWQQHRPIGAYEVLEQLQRDGRAAPPTVYRALDFLLELGLVHRIASLNAYVGCIHPHQPHEGQFLICESCKAYAELDAAAITAAINQCAADSGFVVRQHTVEIMGLCPRCKESREKQ; encoded by the coding sequence ATGGCAACACCAAGTCATCACCTGCATTTCATCAGTGACGACCATGATCATCAAAGCTGTATGGCCGTGGCCATGCGTAATGCCGAACAGGTCTGTCAGAACAGCGGGCAACGCTTTACCACATTGCGCAGGCGGGTTTTCGAACTGGTCTGGCAGCAGCACCGGCCGATCGGGGCCTATGAGGTTCTTGAACAACTGCAGCGGGACGGTCGCGCCGCGCCGCCAACGGTGTACCGGGCCCTCGATTTTCTGCTGGAGCTGGGCCTGGTTCATCGCATCGCGTCCCTCAATGCCTACGTCGGCTGTATCCATCCCCACCAGCCCCATGAAGGACAATTTCTGATCTGCGAGTCCTGTAAGGCATATGCTGAACTTGACGCTGCGGCGATCACCGCTGCCATCAATCAATGCGCCGCGGATTCGGGGTTTGTGGTGCGCCAGCATACCGTGGAGATCATGGGTCTGTGCCCGCGCTGTAAGGAAAGCAGGGAAAAACAATGA
- a CDS encoding ABC transporter permease, whose amino-acid sequence MTYFAFMGALEQGFAYGFLVLGVYLTFRVLDFPDLTVDGSLPLGAAVSAVAISAGCNPFLSLLFALAAGFVAGMVTGVLNTKFGILHLLASILTMIALYSVNLRIMGRPNMTLLGKPTILDPLTSAGIGMFNAAPLLFGLMSGVALLVLLWLLHTAFGLAMQATGANPQMITSQGVNTDRIIILTVGLSNGLAAVSGALLCQSQGAADVNMGVGTIVAGLASVIVGETLFGRRTISRALFAALLGSLAYRLAIALALSLKLGRFSFTPSDLNLLTALLVVFALTLPGLRRKVLRR is encoded by the coding sequence ATGACCTATTTCGCTTTCATGGGAGCCCTTGAACAGGGGTTTGCCTACGGGTTCCTGGTACTCGGTGTCTATCTGACCTTCCGGGTTCTCGATTTCCCGGATTTGACCGTCGACGGCAGCCTGCCCCTGGGCGCTGCGGTTTCGGCCGTGGCCATCAGTGCCGGCTGCAACCCGTTTTTATCCCTGCTGTTCGCTTTGGCGGCGGGCTTTGTGGCCGGGATGGTCACCGGCGTGCTGAACACCAAGTTCGGTATTCTTCATCTGCTCGCCTCCATCCTGACCATGATCGCCCTGTATTCCGTGAACTTGCGGATCATGGGCCGTCCCAACATGACCCTGCTCGGCAAACCCACCATCCTCGATCCGCTGACCAGCGCTGGAATCGGCATGTTCAATGCCGCCCCCCTGCTGTTCGGGCTCATGTCCGGTGTGGCCCTGCTGGTGCTGCTCTGGCTGCTGCACACCGCTTTCGGGCTGGCCATGCAGGCGACCGGTGCCAACCCGCAAATGATCACCAGCCAGGGAGTCAATACCGACCGCATCATCATCCTGACCGTCGGCCTTTCCAACGGCCTGGCCGCAGTCAGCGGCGCACTGCTCTGTCAAAGTCAGGGTGCCGCGGATGTCAATATGGGGGTCGGCACCATTGTTGCCGGGCTGGCTTCGGTCATTGTCGGCGAGACCCTGTTCGGCCGCCGCACCATCAGCCGTGCCCTGTTTGCAGCCCTGCTCGGCTCTCTGGCCTACCGGCTGGCCATCGCCCTGGCCCTCAGCCTCAAGCTCGGGCGGTTTTCCTTTACCCCGAGTGACCTCAACCTGTTGACCGCCCTGCTGGTCGTGTTTGCCCTGACCCTGCCCGGGCTGCGCAGAAAGGTGCTGCGGCGATGA